The following proteins come from a genomic window of Lemur catta isolate mLemCat1 chromosome 4, mLemCat1.pri, whole genome shotgun sequence:
- the MTHFD2 gene encoding bifunctional methylenetetrahydrofolate dehydrogenase/cyclohydrolase, mitochondrial has product MAATSLMSALAARLFRPAQSCCLRHRPFHLAAVRNEAVVISGRKLAQQIKQEVRQEVEEWVASGNKLPYLSVILVGENPASHSYVLNKTRAAADVGINSETIVKPASISEEELLNLINKLNNDDNVDGLLVQLPLPEHIDERKICNAVSPDKDVDGFHVINVGRMCLDQYSMLPATPWGVWEIIKRTGIPTLGKNVVVAGRSKNVGMPIAMLLHTDGAHERPGGDATVTICHRYTPKEQLKKHTILADIVVSAAGIPNLITADMIKEGATVIDVGINRVQDPITAKTKLVGDVDFEGVRKKAGYITPVPGGVGPMTVAMLMKNTIIAAKKLLRLEEREVLKSKELGVATN; this is encoded by the exons AAATGAAGCTGTTGTCATTTCTGGAAGGAAACTGGCCCAGCAGATCAAGCAGGAAGTGCGGCAGGAGGTGGAAGAGTGGGTGGCCTCTGGTAATAAACTACCCTACCTAAGCGTGATTCTGGTTGGAGAGAATCCTGCAAGTCACTCCTATGTCCTCAACAAAACCAGAGCTGCTGCAGATGTGG GAATCAACAGTGAGACAATTGTGAAACCAGCTTCAATTTCAGAGGAAGAATTGTTGAATTTAATCAATAAATTGAACAATGATGATAATGTGGATGGCCTCCTTGTTCAGCTGCCTCTTCCAG agcaCATTGATGAGAGAAAGATCTGCAATGCTGTTTCTCCAGACAAGGATGTTGATGGCTTTCATGTAATTAATGTAGGGCGAATGTGTCTGGACCAGTATTCCATGTTACCAGCTACCCCATGGGGTGTGTGGGAAATAATTAAGCGAACTG GTATTCCCACCCTAGGGAAGAATGTGGTTGTGGCTGGACGGTCAAAAAATGTTGGAATGCCCATTGCAATGTTACTACACACAGATGGGGCACATGAACGTCCTGGAG gtGATGCCACTGTTACAATATGTCACCGATATACTCCCAAAGAGCAGCTGAAGAAACATACAATTCTTGCAGATATAGTAGTATCTGCTGCAG GTATTCCAAATCTGATCACAGCAGACATGATCAAGGAGGGAGCAACAGTGATTGACGTGGGAATAAATAGAGTTCAAGATCCCATAACTGCTAAAACCAAGTTGGTTGGAGATGTGGATTTTGAAG GAGTCAGAAAAAAAGCTGGTTACATCACTCCTGTTCCTGGGGGTGTTGGTCCCATGACAGTGGCGATGCTAATGAAGAATACCATTATTGCTGCAAAAAAATTGCTGAGGCTTGAAGAGCGGGAAGTGCTGAAATCTAAAGAGCTTGGAGTAGCTACTAATTAA